One stretch of Streptomyces sp. NBC_01363 DNA includes these proteins:
- the paaB gene encoding 1,2-phenylacetyl-CoA epoxidase subunit PaaB, giving the protein MSSSTEWPLWEVFVRSRRGLSHTHAGSLHAPDAEMALRNARDLYTRRSEGVSIWVVPSTQVTASSPDEKDSFFEPAGDKPYRHPTFYEIPEGVKHL; this is encoded by the coding sequence ATGAGCAGCTCGACCGAATGGCCACTGTGGGAGGTGTTCGTGCGTTCGCGCCGCGGCCTTTCCCACACCCACGCGGGCAGCCTGCACGCCCCGGACGCCGAGATGGCCCTGCGCAACGCGCGCGATCTGTACACGCGCCGTTCCGAGGGCGTCTCCATCTGGGTGGTCCCGTCCACACAGGTCACGGCGTCCTCGCCGGACGAGAAGGACTCCTTCTTCGAACCGGCCGGCGACAAGCCGTACCGGCATCCGACGTTCTACGAGATCCCGGAAGGGGTGAAGCACCTGTGA
- the paaA gene encoding 1,2-phenylacetyl-CoA epoxidase subunit PaaA gives MAAVTADQTAQAGADRPEGADEALEAAFDAAVAADERIEPRDWMPDAYRASLVRQMAQHAHSEIIGMQPEANWISRAPSLRRKAILMAKVQDEAGHGLYLYSAAETLGTGREELLDKLHAGRQRYSSIFNYPTLTWADVGAIGWLVDGAAITNQVPLCRCSYGPYARAMVRICKEESFHQRQGYELLLTLSRGTPAQHEMAQDAVNRWWWPSLMMFGPPDDASAHSAQSMAWKIKRHSNDELRQRFVDICVPQAEALGLTLPDPDLRWNGERGQHDFGAIDWKEFQEVLKGNGPCNEQRLTQRRRAHEEGAWVRDAAAAYAGKHTAAEAHAAPHTAAENGEATA, from the coding sequence ATGGCGGCAGTGACTGCGGACCAGACAGCGCAGGCGGGAGCGGACAGGCCCGAAGGGGCGGACGAGGCCCTGGAGGCGGCATTCGACGCCGCGGTGGCGGCGGACGAGCGCATCGAGCCACGCGACTGGATGCCCGATGCGTACCGCGCCTCGCTGGTCAGGCAAATGGCCCAGCATGCCCACTCCGAAATCATCGGCATGCAGCCGGAGGCCAACTGGATCTCGCGGGCGCCCTCGCTGCGACGCAAGGCGATCCTGATGGCCAAGGTGCAGGACGAGGCGGGCCACGGGCTCTACCTGTACAGCGCGGCGGAGACCCTCGGCACCGGCCGCGAGGAGCTGCTCGACAAGCTTCACGCGGGCCGCCAGAGGTATTCATCGATCTTCAACTACCCGACGCTGACCTGGGCGGACGTCGGCGCGATCGGCTGGCTCGTGGACGGCGCCGCGATCACCAACCAGGTGCCGCTGTGCCGCTGCTCCTACGGCCCGTACGCCCGCGCGATGGTCCGCATCTGCAAGGAGGAGTCCTTCCACCAGCGCCAGGGGTACGAGCTGCTGCTCACCCTCAGCCGCGGCACCCCGGCGCAGCACGAAATGGCGCAGGACGCGGTGAACCGCTGGTGGTGGCCGTCCCTGATGATGTTCGGCCCGCCGGACGACGCATCGGCCCACTCGGCGCAGTCGATGGCCTGGAAGATCAAGCGCCACTCCAACGACGAGCTGCGGCAGCGCTTCGTGGACATCTGTGTCCCGCAGGCCGAGGCGCTGGGTCTCACCCTCCCGGACCCGGACCTCCGGTGGAACGGGGAGCGCGGACAGCACGACTTCGGGGCAATCGACTGGAAGGAGTTCCAGGAGGTCCTCAAGGGCAACGGCCCGTGCAACGAACAGCGCCTCACCCAGCGCCGCCGGGCGCACGAGGAGGGCGCCTGGGTCCGGGACGCGGCGGCTGCCTACGCCGGGAAACACACAGCAGCAGAAGCACACGCAGCACCACACACAGCAGCGGAGAACGGGGAGGCGACAGCATGA
- a CDS encoding DUF5819 family protein, translating into MDSYDDRGAESGNGAAEPGPDQQEEISSGAGQGPEAGPCGGMAALSLPYQIVAAVALSVIGLVACGQLAMVFLHVAPSNTMTKQHGEAVDEWIYPEFEQNWKLFAPNPLQQNIAIHVRAEIAGADGRRTTSWMSLSGEDGKAIRGSLLPSHVHQNELRRGWDFYLSSHDNENRANGLRGQLSERYIRRIVMLRLGEHDYGGTVERIQVRSEVRSVAAPAWSEEKISTRPSYRVLPWWTVTDADLPESAKGADK; encoded by the coding sequence ATGGATTCGTACGACGACAGGGGCGCCGAAAGCGGGAACGGGGCTGCCGAGCCGGGGCCGGATCAGCAGGAAGAAATATCTTCCGGCGCTGGTCAGGGGCCTGAAGCAGGTCCTTGTGGCGGAATGGCCGCCCTGTCGCTTCCGTACCAGATCGTTGCCGCGGTCGCGCTGTCCGTCATCGGGCTGGTCGCCTGTGGACAGCTGGCCATGGTGTTTCTGCACGTCGCTCCCTCCAACACCATGACCAAGCAGCACGGCGAAGCGGTCGACGAATGGATCTATCCCGAGTTCGAGCAGAACTGGAAGCTCTTCGCCCCGAACCCGCTTCAGCAGAACATCGCCATTCACGTACGAGCCGAGATAGCCGGCGCCGACGGGCGCCGCACCACCTCCTGGATGAGCCTTTCCGGCGAGGACGGCAAGGCGATACGCGGCAGTCTTCTCCCCAGTCACGTCCACCAGAACGAACTCCGACGCGGTTGGGACTTCTACCTCAGTTCCCACGACAACGAGAACCGGGCCAACGGCCTTCGCGGTCAGCTCTCCGAGCGCTACATCCGCCGCATCGTGATGCTGCGCCTCGGCGAACACGACTACGGCGGCACCGTCGAGCGCATCCAGGTTCGTTCCGAGGTGCGGTCCGTCGCGGCGCCCGCATGGAGCGAGGAGAAGATCAGTACGAGGCCGTCCTACCGGGTACTGCCGTGGTGGACGGTAACTGACGCAGACCTTCCCGAGAGCGCCAAGGGGGCGGACAAGTGA